A DNA window from Streptomyces canus contains the following coding sequences:
- a CDS encoding NAD(P)/FAD-dependent oxidoreductase: MREILIVGGGYAGFYTAWGLQKKLRTGEARVTVVDPRPYMTYQPFLPEVAAGSVEARHAVVSLRRHLRGTRLISGTVTGISNADRTVTVRPVRGEAYELRYDILVVTAGAVTRTFPIPGLAQQAIGLKHVEEAVAIRDRLMTAFDQAASLPAGPERQKLLTVTFVGGGFSGVEGFGELLSLATAMLRSYPELSIDDLSFHLVEARGRILPEVSDRPGAWVVRHLERRGAHVHLNTQLLSAEDGHVVLSDGAEYDSELIVWAAGNAANPVVHNHTDLPLDERGLLLARADLRVGTDAEPVPDVWAAGDDASIPDLASPVPGARTVPNAQHAVRQGRRLARNLVADLRGQRVRDYRHGSLGVVATLGLGRGIFQYKGIVIRGFPAWLMHRGYHVLAVPSWERKIRVLAVWLTAALTGRDLVSLASVQRPRDAFVNGGQPQDPSAGRAKEGSAP, translated from the coding sequence ATGCGAGAGATTCTGATCGTCGGCGGCGGATACGCGGGCTTCTACACCGCCTGGGGTCTGCAGAAGAAGCTGCGTACGGGCGAGGCGCGGGTCACGGTCGTCGACCCGCGCCCGTACATGACCTATCAGCCCTTCCTGCCCGAGGTGGCGGCCGGTTCGGTGGAGGCACGTCACGCCGTCGTGTCACTACGGCGGCACCTGCGGGGCACCCGGCTGATCTCCGGCACCGTGACCGGGATCAGCAACGCGGACCGTACGGTGACCGTCCGCCCGGTGCGCGGCGAGGCCTACGAGCTTCGCTATGACATCCTCGTGGTCACCGCCGGCGCGGTGACCCGCACCTTCCCCATTCCCGGGCTCGCGCAGCAGGCCATCGGTCTCAAGCACGTGGAGGAGGCCGTAGCGATCCGTGACCGGTTGATGACCGCGTTCGACCAGGCCGCGTCGCTGCCGGCCGGCCCCGAGCGGCAGAAGCTGCTCACCGTCACGTTCGTGGGAGGCGGGTTCTCCGGCGTCGAGGGCTTCGGTGAACTGCTGTCACTGGCGACCGCGATGCTCAGGTCCTATCCGGAACTGAGCATCGACGACCTGTCCTTCCACCTGGTCGAGGCCCGGGGCCGCATCCTGCCCGAGGTGAGCGACCGGCCGGGTGCCTGGGTGGTACGCCACCTGGAACGCCGCGGCGCACATGTCCATCTCAACACGCAACTGCTGTCCGCCGAGGACGGCCACGTCGTCCTCTCCGACGGAGCGGAGTACGACTCCGAGCTGATCGTCTGGGCCGCCGGCAACGCCGCGAACCCGGTCGTGCACAACCACACGGACCTACCCCTCGACGAGCGCGGCCTGCTGCTGGCCCGCGCCGATCTACGCGTGGGCACCGACGCCGAACCCGTGCCGGACGTGTGGGCCGCCGGCGACGACGCGTCCATCCCCGACCTGGCCTCGCCGGTGCCGGGCGCGCGCACGGTGCCGAACGCCCAGCACGCCGTGCGACAGGGCAGACGTCTCGCCAGGAACCTCGTGGCCGACCTGCGCGGGCAGCGAGTCCGGGACTACCGGCACGGCAGCCTGGGCGTGGTGGCGACGCTGGGGCTGGGGCGGGGCATCTTCCAGTACAAGGGCATCGTCATCAGGGGATTCCCGGCGTGGCTGATGCACCGGGGTTATCACGTGCTCGCGGTGCCCAGCTGGGAACGCAAGATCCGCGTTCTGGCGGTCTGGCTCACCGCGGCCCTGACAGGCCGGGATCTCGTGTCTCTAGCCTCCGTCCAGCGCCCACGGGACGCCTTCGTCAACGGTGGGCAGCCGCAGGACCCGAGCGCCGGCCGTGCGAAGGAAGGCAGCGCACCATGA
- a CDS encoding SsgA family sporulation/cell division regulator has translation MLVRLVVAEGVDRPVMLDLSYDRADPYAVSLTFHMRTDTTVHWVIGRDLLLDGLEKLTGAGDVQVWPCRDPGADRVHIALCPYPKQEAVVVTAPARALRAFLRRTLAVVPLGTEECHLDMDGAVHQLLSGPGESLR, from the coding sequence ATGCTTGTCCGTCTGGTCGTCGCCGAAGGAGTGGACCGGCCGGTGATGCTTGATCTGTCCTACGACAGAGCCGATCCGTACGCGGTGTCCCTGACGTTCCACATGCGCACGGACACGACCGTGCACTGGGTGATCGGCCGCGATCTCCTCCTGGACGGGCTGGAGAAGCTCACCGGCGCCGGCGACGTCCAGGTCTGGCCCTGCCGGGACCCGGGGGCGGACAGGGTACACATCGCACTGTGCCCGTATCCGAAGCAGGAGGCGGTCGTGGTGACCGCCCCGGCGCGAGCCCTCAGGGCATTTCTGCGGCGAACCCTCGCGGTGGTGCCGCTCGGTACCGAGGAGTGCCACCTGGACATGGACGGAGCCGTCCACCAACTCCTGAGCGGCCCCGGTGAGTCGCTTCGATAA